In Chitinophagaceae bacterium, the DNA window TCTTTTAAGAATATCCTCAGTTGAATCTGAAGAAATTGCATTACCTCAAAACGAGTTGCAGTTCAGTTTCTATCCGAATCCAACTTCGGACAAAATTACCATATTGGTAAATCAAGATACAACGTTTGAGGATTATCAATTAGAAGTCGTAAACGTTGCTGGTGAGTTAACTTATTCTGAGAAAATTGAAACTCGGGAGAATTTAATTTTGGATATTGTAAATTATCCTAATGGAATTTATTTCGTTCGACTTCGTAGTAATATCAGTGGTAAATTTAAATCACTGAAAATGATCGTAAATCATGATGGATAACAAATATTACTATTTCGAAAATCAAATTATTTACAAATTATCATAAATCAAATGTTTCTTCTAGGCACTCGTGTAGGAAGCCACATTCATGTATATAGTCACTTCTGAGAGTATCGCAGACTGGGAGGGCATGAAGCGTTTTGAATTCAGCGAATATTTTCTATGCAAAACTCACTATTGCGGCGTAGAATTTCGCCGCAGCATCAATGGTATCAATATGAAAAGAAGAAACTGATTGAAAACTTTTAATTGCAATGTAGGATTAATGCCCATTCTTAAGTTCAAATCAAATTTTGTTTTAACCCAACGTAGAATTGCTGGGGGTTTGCAAATCAAGTTTTTCTAATTAATATGAGCAAACTCTTAGCAGTTTCGACCTCACAGAGAAGCGGTATTATTCAAAAAAAAATCCGAGAAAAAGCGAAAGAAGGCTCAGATTAGGAGCAATTTTGCTAGAATAATCCGACCATCGGAAAGAATCAGGAAGGAATGCCAAAAATCATTCCTTCCTTTTCTCAATCTTCTTTGCTGCATATCTCTTGAAAAACTCAAACCTCCAAATCAACAAATTTAGAGGCTGTTTTGAAATGACTAAAAAAAGAATACAGGTAAGGGAAATGGGGTGAATTAGAAAAAGGGCATCGGCAATTAAAAGTGAAGTAAACCTATTGGATTTGTGGTTGACTAAAACTACAGATCATGAATGCTTACACTCAACTTACCGATGCCCAATGGCAAATTATTAAAAAGTTTTTTGATTGTGAAAGAAAAAGAAAGCACGAATTAAAAGACATCTGGAATGCAATATTTTATGTGGTCAAAACAGGTTGTCAGTGGAGGATGTTACCCGTAGAATTTGCACCCTAGCAAACAGTGTATTACTATTTTAGAACGTGGAAGTATGCAGGCCGGATGGATAACATTTTAGAAGAGTTGATATATCGGATTCGTAAAAAGAGTGATAAAAATGCCAGTCCTACGGTATGTATCATAAATAGCCAGAGCGTAAAAACGACTTCGGTAGGAGGATTTGCCATAGGATATGATGCAGGTAAAAAAATCAAAGGAAGGAAAAGGCACATTGCTACCGATACGATGGGTAATCTTTTGGCTGTAGAAGTTCACATTGCTTCATTGCAAGACAGAGACAAAGGATTTGACATCGTCAGTCTTGCAAAACAAACGTACCCATCAATTAAAAAGACATTTGCGGACGGAGGTTACAGTGGAGCATTAATTCAAAAATTGAAGACCAACTTACATTGCGAACTTGAAATCGTAAAAAAGTATGAAGGAAAATTCAGAGTACTTCCCAAGAGATGGATTGTGGAGCGAACCCTTGCATGGCTCAATAATGACCGAAGAAATTCTAAAGATTATGAGTTCACTCCTTTAAGCAGTGAAGTAATAACCAAGATTTCTTTTATCAAAACCGCTCTTGACAAACTTTTTAAATAATTTCAAAACGGCTTCTTAAATGAATGACTTTTTAATTTTCCTTTATTTTTTTAGTTTTTCCTTGTATCTACTACCTTCACGATATGACCTCCAAATTTAAATTTCATCCCTCCTCCAATTTCTTCCTCATCGCCGGCCCTTGCGTTGTGGAAAGTGAAGCCGTCGTTATGCAAACTGCAAAGGAATTGGTTAGAATTACTAATGAACTGGAAATTCCTTTCATTTTTAAATCATCATTCAAAAAAGCTAACAGATCTCGAATTGACTCCTTTACAGGGATAGGGGATGAGAAAGCGTTGGGCATTCTTAAAAAGGCAGGTCAGGAGTTTAATGTCCCCACTTTAACGGATATCCATGAAACTACTGATGCCGCATTTGCAGCCCAGTTTGTGGATGTGTTACAGATCCCCGCATTTCTTTGCAGGCAAACAGATTTGCTGGTAGCAGCGGCAAGAACCGGAAAATATGTCAATATAAAGAAAGGTCAGTTTCTTGCACCGGAACAAATGCAGTTTGCAGTACAAAAGGTGCAGGATGCTGGTAACGACAACATCATTCTTACTGATAGAGGTGTAACCTTTGGGTACCAGGATCTGATTGTTGACTTCAGGGGAATACCACTAATGCAACAGTTTGGGTATCCTGTTGTGCTTGATTGTACTCATTCACTTCAGAAGCCAAATCAATCTTCTGGGATAACTGGTGGCATTCCGCATATGATTGAAACTATTGCAAAAGCTGCGGTAGCTGTGGGTGTTGATGGATTATTTATTGAAACACATCCCGATCCCGGACATGCCCTTTCAGATGGTGCAAACATGATACCTCTTGATCAACTCGAACAATTGTTGAAGAAACTGATTCGAATCAGAAAAGCGATTCAGGAACAATCGTCATAAACATTGAGTTTGCCGGTACCTTCAGTAAATACCTGAATACAATTAATAGCAAATAAATGTGATCTTGAAATTTGGATATATATAGCTTTCTCTACATCTTGCAAAAAAATAATTACTAACCCTAAAAAATTTCCAATTATGAAAAGAATGCTTATTCTCGCCGCTATCTCTTTAGCCGGCCTAACATCCTGCAAAAAAGATTACACTTGTGATTGTTCTGTTTTAGGATCGACTATTCCTGTTTCGATTCCCAATTCTACAAAAGATGATGCTGAAACGACTTGCGACGCTGCCAGAGCAACTTACCAGATCGTTGATCCTACGGCTACATGCAACCTTGAATAACTTCATATTCCTGATTTTTTAAGAGGGCATTCTTTAAAAAATGCCCTTTTTTTTTACCTATGAAAATAATAAGCTACTTCCCTCAGTTCATTCGTATATTTCTTGGGCTCGTTTTTATTCTTTCGGGATACCTTAAGCTCTATCCGATTGAACCATTTGAGCTGAACTTTATTGAACTGGGAATTGGAAACTGGTATACTGCTCCTTTTATTGCCCGTTTCCTGATTTCCATTGAATTTTTACTGGGATGTTTTCTCATCGTGAATCTTGCACTTAAATCCTTTACGCTGAAAGCTGTTGTGAGTATGCTTGTCTTTTTTACTTGTTACCTGCTTATTCAAATTATCAGCGAAGGTAATAATGGAAATTGCGGCTGCTTTGGTACTTATCTGCAAATGACTCCTCTTGAATCTATAATTAAAAACATTTTGTTGATCACTGTTGCGATATTTCTCCAGGTCTTTCATAAAGATTCTACACTGAGGTTCAAAAAATTACTTGCCCCGTTATTTTTAATCACTTCAATCGCACTTCCATTTATTTTAAATCCGATTGATCTGATGGCAGCAAACTATCGTCAACCCGAATCGGTTAATTTCGCGTTCGATCAATCACTAATTTTTAATGATTCCGTTTCCAAAAAAAATATTATTGATTTTTCATCCGGAAAGCACATTGTTGCTTTTTTTAGCTTAACCTGTCCTCATTGTAAGACCACAGCTTTTAAAATGCATATAATAGAAAAGCGACATCCGGATATTCCATTTTTCATGGTATTAAATGGTAAACAAAAAAATTTGCAACCCTTTTTTGAGGAGACAAAATCCGGGAATGTACCCTACACGATTTTGTTGGGCGAACCATTCGCCAGAATTACAGGAGGAAATGTTCCAACGGTTTATTGGATTGACAATGGAATTGTTGTGAGAAAGAGTCTATACATCAGCCTTGAAGAACAAGAAATATTAAATTGGTTGAATAATCCTTAACAACAATTAGAAACTTGAACTGTAAATGGTGGTTAAAGCCCCGTAACGGTAAATTCTGTTCTCCTGTTCACTGATTTTCCCGTTTCCGTATCATTATTTTGAAGTGGTTTTGTTTCGCCATAACCTTTGTATGTCAATCGTGATGCTATGATGCCGTTTACTACCAAATAATCATAAACGGTTTTTGCACGATTTTCAGAAAGTAATTGATTGTAAGCTGCTGTACCCTGGTTGTCTGTGTGGCCGCTGATTTGAATCTTAAGTGTTGAATTTTGTTGAAGCAGATCAGTTAATTTATTCAACTCAGCTTTCGACTCATCTTTGAGTAGGTAAGAGTCACTTTCAAAAAAAATATTTTTCAAGACAACTGTACTGCCTGTTTTTATTGCCTGTAATTGAATATTGAGCTGAAATGGTTCTTCTTTTATAAAGTCCTTCAGTGAAAAATTTTCGGAATAAAATAAATATCCTTTTGCTGAAACATTCATTGCATAGTTTTTCCCGGTAGGGATGCTCACTAAATAATTTCCTGATTGGCTATCTGCTGTCGCTTCTCCTGAAATAATTCCAGTCTCCAGATCAATTAACTGAAGTTCTGCCGCTAAAGGTGTCCCATCTGCTGCATCAGTTACAATGCCCCGGACATAAGTAACCAGTTTTGGGCGGGCTTCGTTGTAGAGATCAAAATAATAAAGATCCATATCACGATTCAATTTAAACCGATCTGAGGCGAAGTAAGCATGTTTACCGTCTAATGAAACAATAAGACTGTTTTCATCATTTTTTGTATTGATCGGATATCCGATATTGACAGCCCTGCTCCAGCTTCCGTCTTCTTTTTTGCGCGAATAGAATATATCATCCTTCCCAATGCCCGGATGTCCCGGTGATGAAAAATAGAGTGTCATCCCATCTGAGTGAAAAAAGGGCGTCTTTTCATCCAGAGGGGTGTTAATTGAATCGCCTGCATTAACCGGATTGCTCCATTTTCCATTTTTGTCTTTGGTTGAAATCCAGATATCGCTTCCTCCTTTGCCGCCGGTGCGCGTGCTCGTAAAAAATAATATTTTGCCATCAGCCGAAATACTTGGTTGTGTTTCCCAGGCATTGGTGCAAACAGGTGCCCCCACATTTCTGGGTTCGCTCCATTGAACGCCTTTTTTTTGAGTGAAATAGATGTCGCAACTTCCATATCCATTGGGTTTATCGCAGACTACAAAATAAATAATGCTTCCATCAGGAGTCATGCTTTGGGCACCTTCATTATAAGCCGAATTTATGCCATTCAGTGGTTGGGTATTGCTCCATATTGTATTCTTTTGCACGCTCTGAAAAAAATCTTCATTTGCATTTCTTCCATTTCCGATTCTTCTTGTAAATACAATCGTTTTTTCATCGCCGGTTAAAGATGGCAGATATTCCGGGGCATCAGTATTCACAGCGTCACCTAAACTTTTAGGATCGAATGGGACAGGATGCTTAACGGCAAATGCAGCAAACTTTGAGTTTGCAATAAATTGTTCTGCCTGTAATTTTCTTTGTCTGGAAATATCAGAAAAGGTCAGAAACTTCTCACTCGCTATTATGCAGTCGTCATAATTATCCAAATTCCAGTTGCATTCAGCAAGGAAGTAGTAAGCTTTGGAGGAATAATCGGGGCCAAGCAAAACTGTCTTTTCAAGCGCAAGTTTCCCCTTCTCAAAGTCACCTTCTTCTTTATATAATTCACCAAGCAATAGCCATCCATCAATAAAATCAGCATCAATTTCGGTTAGATCCTGAAGTTGCTTCATTGCGCCTGAATAATTTTCAGTCATTATAAATCTTGTAGCATCATTGTAAGACTGGACTGTCTTCTTGGGAGCAGTTTTAAGAGTAGTATAATGTTGAGCCCGTACGGCATATTGAGACAGCAAAAAAGTCAATAAAAGGAAAATCAATTTTTTCATGCAATGATGAACGAATTCTTTTAACGGTTATTTACAGGAGATGTATTTACGGAATATCCATGTACTTATGAATTTGCAGGGAAATATTCCATTCAGGATGTTGTTTAATGTATTCAACTATCAATGGCATCATTTCTTTCTCTTTGCTCCATTCAGGTTGAAGATACCGCTGGCAAGTTGCATTCATTTCAGCGCCATACGTTTCTGCCCATTGGAAATCACTTTTGTTGTATACAATTATTTTCAGCTCGTTTGCAAGCGGTAAAATTTCAGGAAGTGGTGACTTAAATTTTTTGGGAGAAAGACAGATCCAATCCCAAAAACCTGTTAGCGGATAAGTTCCGGAAGTCTCAAGATGTGTTTTTTTATTTAACAAGTGAAGTGATTCTGTAAGCGCTGTAAGGTTGTACAACAAAGGTTCTCCGCCGGTTACTACACAAATGTTGGAAGGACACCGAACAACGGATGCAGCGATTTCGTCAACACTCATTACAGGGTGCTTTGATGCATCCCATGAATCTTTAACATCGCACCACACACATCCCACATCGCATCCAGCCAGTCGTATAAAACTGGCCGCTTTCCCCTGGTGAAAACCCTCGCCCTGGATGGTATAAAAATGCTCCATGACTGGAAGCAGAGATGGAGCGGGATACAGGGACGACGTAGTCATTTATGTTCTGATGGTTGTAAAATAGCTGATCCGCAATGTGATGCTAACTCTCAATAGTAAATGAATGTGCAAATTGGGATTGATGAGTGAATATCTTATTGATATTTTGACTTTACTGCGTTTAAAGTATTCATCATCAATGCAGCAATTGTAAGCGGACCGACGCCACCAGGTACCGGAGTGATGTAACTGCACTTTGATGCAGCATTATCAAAATCAACATCACCTTTTAACCGGAATCCGGATTTTTTTGAAGGATCCTCCACACGGTTTATTCCTACATCAATTACAACTGCACCCTCTTTTATCCATTCAGCTTTGATGAAATCAGGGCGTCCGATTGCAGCAATTAAAATATCAGCTCCGATGCAAATTTCAGGAAGGTTTTTTGTTTTGCTGTGAGCAATCGTCACTGTGCAATTTCCGGGATTGTTATTCCTCGAAAGCAAAATGCTGATGGGTGTGCCAACAATATTACTTCTTCCAACTACCACGCAATTTTTCCCTGCGGTTTCGATCTTGTATCGCTCCAGTAGAAGTAGGATTCCATAAGGCGTTGCCGGCAGATGAGCTGGTAATCCTTTCACCATTCTTCCAATGTTAACCGGATGAAATCCATCCACATCCTTTTCCGGAGAAATTGCTTCGGTTATTATTTCTTCATTCACATGCGATGGAAGTGGTAGCTGCACTAAAATTCCGTCCACGTCAGGGTCCTGGTTCAGTTGTTGAACTGAACTCACCAATTCGTTTTCAGTAATATCAGGGTTGAATTGCAGCAAGGTTGATTTGAATCCTACTCTTTCGCAGGCCTTTATTTTTGAATTTACATAAGATTGACTGGCCGCATTACTTCCTACAAGTACTGCTGCAAGATGTGGTGTCTTTTTACCTGATGTTTTCAGTTGTTGAACCTCTGAGGCAATTTCTTCCTGAAGCTTAATCGAAAGTTGCTTTCCGTCGAGTAACTGCATACAATGAATTATTAATTAGCGATAACAGTTGCCATACATTAATTGTAACGTGATATTAGCTGAAACATAGTGATCAATCTTCAAGTTTTAATACCGCTAAAAATGCGGACTGAGGCACTTCTACATTACCAATCTGACGCATGCGTTTCTTGCCTTTCTTTTGCTTTTCAAGAAGTTTTCTTTTCCTGCTGATATCACCTCCATAACATTTAGCAATTACATCTTTGCGCAAAGCAGAAATGGTTTCACGTGCTATAATTTTTTGACCAATAGCTGCCTGAATCGCAATTACAAATTGTTGCCTTGGAAGCAGTTCCTTCAATTTTTCGCAAATCCTTCTGCCAAAATCGTAAGCACGATCCTTATGAATAAGTGCAGAAAGGGCATCTACATTTTCACTGTTCAGCTTGATGTCCAATTTAACAAGATCGCCTGGACGATATCCGATAGGATGGTAATCGAATGAAGCGTATCCTTTAGAAATAGACTTGAGCTTATCATAAAAATCAAATA includes these proteins:
- the kdsA gene encoding 3-deoxy-8-phosphooctulonate synthase, which codes for MTSKFKFHPSSNFFLIAGPCVVESEAVVMQTAKELVRITNELEIPFIFKSSFKKANRSRIDSFTGIGDEKALGILKKAGQEFNVPTLTDIHETTDAAFAAQFVDVLQIPAFLCRQTDLLVAAARTGKYVNIKKGQFLAPEQMQFAVQKVQDAGNDNIILTDRGVTFGYQDLIVDFRGIPLMQQFGYPVVLDCTHSLQKPNQSSGITGGIPHMIETIAKAAVAVGVDGLFIETHPDPGHALSDGANMIPLDQLEQLLKKLIRIRKAIQEQSS
- a CDS encoding IS5 family transposase; its protein translation is MYYYFRTWKYAGRMDNILEELIYRIRKKSDKNASPTVCIINSQSVKTTSVGGFAIGYDAGKKIKGRKRHIATDTMGNLLAVEVHIASLQDRDKGFDIVSLAKQTYPSIKKTFADGGYSGALIQKLKTNLHCELEIVKKYEGKFRVLPKRWIVERTLAWLNNDRRNSKDYEFTPLSSEVITKISFIKTALDKLFK
- a CDS encoding 7-carboxy-7-deazaguanine synthase QueE — encoded protein: MEHFYTIQGEGFHQGKAASFIRLAGCDVGCVWCDVKDSWDASKHPVMSVDEIAASVVRCPSNICVVTGGEPLLYNLTALTESLHLLNKKTHLETSGTYPLTGFWDWICLSPKKFKSPLPEILPLANELKIIVYNKSDFQWAETYGAEMNATCQRYLQPEWSKEKEMMPLIVEYIKQHPEWNISLQIHKYMDIP
- a CDS encoding transposase, producing MNAYTQLTDAQWQIIKKFFDCERKRKHELKDIWNAIFYVVKTGCQWRMLPVEFAP
- a CDS encoding PD40 domain-containing protein encodes the protein MTENYSGAMKQLQDLTEIDADFIDGWLLLGELYKEEGDFEKGKLALEKTVLLGPDYSSKAYYFLAECNWNLDNYDDCIIASEKFLTFSDISRQRKLQAEQFIANSKFAAFAVKHPVPFDPKSLGDAVNTDAPEYLPSLTGDEKTIVFTRRIGNGRNANEDFFQSVQKNTIWSNTQPLNGINSAYNEGAQSMTPDGSIIYFVVCDKPNGYGSCDIYFTQKKGVQWSEPRNVGAPVCTNAWETQPSISADGKILFFTSTRTGGKGGSDIWISTKDKNGKWSNPVNAGDSINTPLDEKTPFFHSDGMTLYFSSPGHPGIGKDDIFYSRKKEDGSWSRAVNIGYPINTKNDENSLIVSLDGKHAYFASDRFKLNRDMDLYYFDLYNEARPKLVTYVRGIVTDAADGTPLAAELQLIDLETGIISGEATADSQSGNYLVSIPTGKNYAMNVSAKGYLFYSENFSLKDFIKEEPFQLNIQLQAIKTGSTVVLKNIFFESDSYLLKDESKAELNKLTDLLQQNSTLKIQISGHTDNQGTAAYNQLLSENRAKTVYDYLVVNGIIASRLTYKGYGETKPLQNNDTETGKSVNRRTEFTVTGL
- a CDS encoding DoxX family membrane protein, with amino-acid sequence MKIISYFPQFIRIFLGLVFILSGYLKLYPIEPFELNFIELGIGNWYTAPFIARFLISIEFLLGCFLIVNLALKSFTLKAVVSMLVFFTCYLLIQIISEGNNGNCGCFGTYLQMTPLESIIKNILLITVAIFLQVFHKDSTLRFKKLLAPLFLITSIALPFILNPIDLMAANYRQPESVNFAFDQSLIFNDSVSKKNIIDFSSGKHIVAFFSLTCPHCKTTAFKMHIIEKRHPDIPFFMVLNGKQKNLQPFFEETKSGNVPYTILLGEPFARITGGNVPTVYWIDNGIVVRKSLYISLEEQEILNWLNNP
- the folD gene encoding bifunctional methylenetetrahydrofolate dehydrogenase/methenyltetrahydrofolate cyclohydrolase FolD, with protein sequence MQLLDGKQLSIKLQEEIASEVQQLKTSGKKTPHLAAVLVGSNAASQSYVNSKIKACERVGFKSTLLQFNPDITENELVSSVQQLNQDPDVDGILVQLPLPSHVNEEIITEAISPEKDVDGFHPVNIGRMVKGLPAHLPATPYGILLLLERYKIETAGKNCVVVGRSNIVGTPISILLSRNNNPGNCTVTIAHSKTKNLPEICIGADILIAAIGRPDFIKAEWIKEGAVVIDVGINRVEDPSKKSGFRLKGDVDFDNAASKCSYITPVPGGVGPLTIAALMMNTLNAVKSKYQ